From the Brassica napus cultivar Da-Ae chromosome A8, Da-Ae, whole genome shotgun sequence genome, one window contains:
- the LOC106443563 gene encoding uncharacterized protein LOC106443563, with translation MSEEGPKLFTNKPKKKDIIAQLKHVEANGTTVVPPSNPAAAAAASYTMGGAPPPPPPPKESFARRYKYMWPLLLTVNLAVGGYLFFRTKKKDIEEPASEEIAPKSGSVAAAPVTIEKPVADPVVVKAREPIPEKQQRELFKWMLEEKRKVKPQNAEEKKRIDEEKAILKQFIGSKTIPTL, from the exons ATGAGTGAAGAAGGACCCAAGCTTTTCACTAACAAACCCAAGAAGAAGG ATATCATCGCCCAGCTGAAGCACGTCGAAGCCAACGGAACCACCGTTGTTCCTCCGTCAAATCCCGCTGCAGCCGCGGCGGCTTCGTATACGATGGGCGGTGCTCCTCCTCCACCTCCGCCACCGAAGGAATCGTTCGCTCGAAGGTACAAATACATGTGGCCGCTTCTCCTCACCGTCAATCTCGCCGTCGGAG GTTACCTTTTCTTTAGGACTAAGAAGAAGGACATAGAAGAACCTGCAAGTGAAGAGATTGCTCCTAAATCAGGTTCAGTCGCAGCAGCTCCTGTTACCATTGAAAAGCCTGTGGCTGACCCAGTGGTGGTCAAGGCACGCGAGCCAATACCGGAGAAGCAACAACGTGAGCTCTTCAAATGGATGTTGGAGGAGAAAAGGAAAGTAAAACCGCAAAACgctgaagagaagaagaggattgatgaagaaAAGGCGATTCTCAAACAATTCATAGGATCCAAAACTATTCCTACTCTCTGA